One Mesorhizobium loti genomic window carries:
- a CDS encoding NAD-dependent epimerase/dehydratase yields the protein MTSSRPVLITGTAGFIGFHLSQRLLAEGRQVIGLDSMNEYYDVSLKQARLERLKAFPHFRFEQVDLTQRDRISALFQTAMPEIVVNLAAQAGVRYSLTNPHAYAESNLNGFLNVLEGCRQTSVGHLVYASSSSIYGGSTRMPFSVHESADHPLSLYAASKKANELMAHTYSHLFALPTTGLRFFTVYGPWGRPDMALFIFAKAILAGEPIDVFNHGNMQRDFTYIDDIVEGIVRVMRHPATTNPDWKSVEPDPATSDAPFRIHNIGGNSPVQLNRLIEVLEDALGRKANRNLMPLQPGDVPATFADVSSLEEATGFKPQIPIEIGVPRFVEWYREFYRA from the coding sequence GTGACATCAAGCAGGCCCGTTCTGATCACCGGCACCGCCGGTTTTATAGGGTTTCATCTTAGCCAGAGGCTGCTTGCCGAGGGCCGGCAGGTGATCGGTCTCGATTCCATGAACGAGTATTACGACGTCTCCCTGAAGCAGGCGCGGCTGGAGCGGCTGAAGGCATTCCCGCACTTTCGCTTCGAGCAAGTCGATCTCACCCAGCGTGACCGGATTTCGGCGCTGTTCCAGACGGCCATGCCCGAAATCGTCGTCAATCTCGCGGCGCAGGCGGGCGTGCGCTATTCACTGACCAATCCGCACGCCTATGCGGAAAGCAACCTCAATGGCTTCCTCAACGTCCTGGAGGGATGCCGGCAAACCTCGGTCGGCCATCTGGTCTATGCGTCGTCGAGCTCGATCTATGGCGGCAGTACGCGCATGCCGTTTTCCGTGCACGAATCGGCTGATCATCCGCTCAGCCTCTACGCCGCCAGCAAGAAGGCTAACGAATTGATGGCGCACACCTACAGCCATCTGTTCGCGCTGCCGACGACAGGCTTGCGCTTCTTCACTGTCTATGGTCCGTGGGGTCGGCCGGACATGGCCCTGTTCATCTTCGCCAAGGCCATCCTCGCCGGCGAGCCGATCGATGTCTTCAATCATGGCAACATGCAGCGCGATTTCACCTATATCGACGACATCGTGGAAGGCATTGTCCGCGTCATGCGGCATCCGGCGACCACCAATCCTGATTGGAAAAGCGTCGAGCCGGACCCCGCGACCAGCGATGCGCCATTTAGGATCCACAACATCGGCGGCAATTCGCCGGTTCAGCTCAATCGCTTGATCGAGGTGCTCGAAGACGCGCTGGGGCGCAAGGCGAACCGCAATCTCATGCCCCTGCAACCGGGCGACGTGCCGGCAACTTTCGCCGATGTCAGCTCTCTCGAGGAGGCGACGGGCTTCAAGCCGCAGATTCCGATCGAGATCGGGGTTCCGCGTTTTGTCGAGTGGTACCGGGAGTTCTATCGAGCATGA
- a CDS encoding Putative RNA methylase — MNARYDFGRNWSGLAVLFEEEHLDRACQDLRRLVGDLEGKTFLDIGCGSGLHSAAALRLGAAKVTALDYDADCVETTRAVLSRFAPQADWSVERADILDRTSLPTGTFDVVYSWGVLHHTGDMWTAIGNAAGFVGRGGQLSIAIYLKTPLCGLWTVEKRLYASHRWLRPPVKALFVSAYMVARTLRHRDPFSFVRNYRTRRGMEFLADIDDWLGGYPYQSTSAIALETAMEKLGFRTRQRFNVTPGIGLFGTGCGEWCFERTDQ, encoded by the coding sequence ATGAACGCGCGCTATGATTTCGGCCGCAACTGGTCCGGGCTTGCCGTGCTGTTCGAAGAGGAGCATCTGGACCGGGCTTGCCAGGATTTGCGCCGGCTGGTGGGCGATCTGGAGGGGAAGACATTTCTGGACATCGGCTGCGGATCGGGCCTGCATTCAGCGGCCGCGCTGCGGCTGGGCGCAGCGAAGGTCACAGCGCTCGACTATGACGCAGACTGCGTCGAGACGACCAGGGCCGTGCTGTCGCGATTCGCCCCGCAAGCCGATTGGAGCGTCGAGCGGGCCGATATCCTCGATAGGACCTCGCTTCCGACTGGAACGTTCGATGTCGTCTATTCGTGGGGTGTGCTGCACCATACCGGAGACATGTGGACAGCGATCGGCAACGCCGCCGGCTTCGTCGGCCGCGGCGGGCAACTGAGCATCGCTATCTACCTCAAGACACCGCTTTGCGGACTGTGGACGGTCGAAAAGCGGCTCTATGCCTCGCATCGGTGGCTGCGGCCTCCGGTCAAGGCACTGTTTGTCTCGGCCTATATGGTGGCGAGGACCCTGCGCCACCGTGATCCGTTCTCGTTTGTAAGGAACTACCGAACGCGTCGAGGCATGGAATTCCTTGCCGATATCGACGATTGGCTCGGCGGCTACCCCTATCAATCGACATCGGCCATCGCGTTGGAGACGGCCATGGAGAAGCTTGGGTTTCGAACCAGGCAGCGCTTCAACGTGACACCTGGAATTGGCCTTTTCGGCACCGGTTGTGGCGAATGGTGTTTCGAGCGAACGGATCAATAG